In the Populus trichocarpa isolate Nisqually-1 chromosome 8, P.trichocarpa_v4.1, whole genome shotgun sequence genome, aacctaaaccctaaaccctaaaccctaaaccctaaaccctaaaccctaaaccctaaaccctaaaccctaacccctaaaccctaaaccctaaaccctaaaccctaaaccctaaaccctaaaccctaaaccctaaaccctaaaccctaaaccctaacccctaaaccctaaaccctaaaccctaaaccctaaacctaaccctaaccctaaaccctaaaccctaaaaccctaaaccctaaaccctaaaccctaccctaaaccctaaaccctaaaccctaaaccctaaaccctaaccctaaaccctaaaccctaaaccctaaaccctaaaccctaaaccctaaaccctaaaccctaaaccctaaaccctaaaccctaaaccctaaaccctaaaccctaaccctaaaccctaaaccctaaaccctaaaaccctaaaccctaaaccctaaaccctaaaccctaaaccctaaaccctaaaccaaaccctaaaccctaaacccaaaaccctaaacccaaacccaaaccctaaaccctaaaccctaaaccctaaaaaccctaaaccctaaaccctaaccctaaaccctaaaccctaaccctaaaccctaaaccctaaaccctaaaccctaaaccctaaaccctaaaccctaaaccctaaaccctaaaccctaaaccctaaaccctaaaccctaaaccctaaaccctaaaccctaaaccctaaaccctaaaccctaaaccctaaaccctaaaccctaaaccctaaaccctaaaccctaaaccctaaaccctaaaccctaaaccctaaaaaccctaaaccctaaaccctaaaccctaaaccctaaaccctaaaccctaaccctaaaccctaaccctaaaccctaaaccctaaaccctaaaccctaaaccctaaaccctaaaccctaaaccctaaaccctaaccctaaaccctaaaccctaaaccctaaaccctaaaccctaaacccgaccctaaaccctaaaccctaaaccctaaaccctagaaccctaaccctaaaaccctaaacctaaaccctaaaaccctaaaccctaaaccctaaaccctaaaccctaaacctaaaccctaaacctaaaccctaaaccctaaaccctaaccctaaacccaaacccaaaccctaaaacctaaaccctaaaaccctaaaccctaaaccctaaaccctaaccctaaaccctaaaaccctaaaccctaaaccctaaccctaaaccctaaaccctaaaccctaaacccctaaaccctaaaccctaaaccctaaaaccctaaccctaaacctaaaccctaactctaaaccctaaaaccctaaaccctaaaccctaaaccctaaacctaaaccctaaaccctaaaccctaaccctaaccctaaaccctaaaccctaaaccctaaaccctaaaccctaaaccctaaaccctaaccctaaaccctaaaccctaaccctaaaaccctaacccaaacccgaaaaccctaaaccctaaaccctaaaccctaaaccctaaccctaaaccctaaacctaaaaccctaaaccctaaaccctaaaccctaaacccaaaaaacctaaaccctaaacctaaaaccctaacctaaaccctaaaccctaaaccctaaaccctaaaccctaccctaaaccctaaaccctaaaccctaaccctaaaccctaaaccctaaccctaaaccctaaaccctaaaccctaaacctaaaccctaaaccctaaaccctaaaccctaaaccctaaaccctaaccctaaaccctaaaaccctaaaccctaaccctaaaccctaaaccctaaaccctaaccctaaacccaaccacctaaaccctaaaccctaaaccctaaaccctaaacctaaccctaaaccctaaaccctaaaccctaaaccctaaaccctaaccctaaaccctaaccctaaaccctaaaccctaaaccctaaccctgaaccaaaccctaaaccctaaaccctaaccctaaaccctaaccctaaccctaaaccctaaaccctaaccctaaacccgaaaccctaaaccctaaaccctaacccctaaaccctaaaacctaaacctaaacccctaaccctaaaccctaaaccctaaaccactaaaccctaaaccctaaaccctaaaccctaaaccctaaaccctaaaccctaaccctaaaccctaaaccctaaaccctaaaccctaaaccctaaaccctaaaaccctaaaccctaaaccctaaaccctaaataccctaaaaaaccctaaaccctaaaccctaaaccctaaaccctaaaccctaaaccctaaaccctaaaccctaccctaaaccctaaaccctaaaccctaaaaccctaaaccctaaaaccctaaaccctaaaccctaaaccctaaaccctaaaccctaaaccctaaaccctaaaccctaaccctaaaccctaaacccaaaccctaaaccctaaaccctaaacccgaaaccctaaacctaaaccctaaaccctaaaccctaaaccctaaaccctaaaccctaaaccctaaaccctaaaccctaaaaccctaaacccgaaaccctaaaccctaaaccctaaaccctaaacctaaccctaaaaccctaaaccctaaaccctaaaacccaaaccctaaaccctaaccctaaccctaaaccctaaaaccctaaccctaaaccctaaaccctaaacctaaaaccctaaaccctaaaccctaaaccctaaaccctaaaccctaaaccctaaaccctaaaccctaaaccctaaaccctaaaccctaaacccgaaaccctaaaccctaaaccctaaaccctaaaccctaaaccctaaaccctaaaccctaaaccctaaaccctaaaccctaaacctaaaccctaaaccctaaaccctaaaccctaaccctaaaccctaaaccctaaacccgaaaccctaaaccctaaaaccctaaaccctaaaccctaaccctaaaccctaaaccctaaaccctaaaccctaaaccctaaaccctaaaccctaaaccctaaaccctaaaccctaaaccctaaaaccctaaaccctaaaccctaaaccctaaaccctaaaccctaaccctaaaccctaaaccctaaaccctaaaccctaaaccctaaaccctaaaccctaaacccgaaaccctaaaccctaaaccctaaaccctaaaccctaaaccctaacccaaaccctaaaccctaaaccctaaaccctaaaccctaaccctaaaccctaaaccctaaaccctaaaaccctaaaccctaaaccctaaccctaaaccctaaaccctaaaccctaaaccctaaaccctaaaccctaaaccctaaaccctaaaccctaaaccctaaaccctaaaccctaaaccctaaaccctaaaccctaaaccctaaaccctaaaccctaaaccctaaaccctaaaccctaaaccctaaaccctaaaccctaaaccctaaaccctaaccctaaaccctaaaccctaaaccctaaaccctaaaccctaaaccctaaaccctaaccctaaaaaccctaaaccctaaccctaaaccctaaaccctaaaccctaaaccctaaaccctaaaccctaaaccctaaaccctaaaccctaaaccctaaaccctaaccctaaaccctaaaccctaaaccctaaaccctaaccctaaaccctaaaccctaaaccctaaaccctaaaccctaaaccctaaaccctaaaccctaaccctaaaccctaaaccctaaaccctaaaccctaaaccctaaaccctaaaccctaaccctaaaccctaaaccctaaaccctaaaccctaaaccctaaaccctaaaccctaaaccctaaaccctaaaccctaaaccctaaaccctaaaccctaaaccctaaaccctaaccctaaaccctaaaccctaaaccctaaaaccctaaaccctaaaccctaaaccctaaaccctaaaccctaaaccctaaaccctaaaccctaaaccctaaaccctaaaccctaaaccctaaaccctaaaccctaaaccctaaaccctaaaccctaaaccctaaaccctaaaccctaaaccctaaaccctaaaccctaaaccctaaaccctaaaccctaaaccctaaaccctaaaccctaaaccctaaaccctaaaccctaaaccctaaaccctaaaccctaaaccctaaccctaaaccctaaaccctaaaccctaaaccctaaaccctaaaccctaaaccctaaaccctaaaccctaaaccctaaaccctaaaccctaaaccctaaaccctaaaccctaaaccctaaaccctaaaccctaaccctaaaccctaaccctaaaccctaaaccctaaaccctaaccctaaaccctaaaccctaaaccctaaaccctaaaaccctaaaccctaaaccctaaaccctaaaccctaaaccctaaaccctaaaccctaaaccctaaccctaaaccctaaaccctaaaccctaaaccctaaacctaaaccctaaaccctaaaccctaaaccctaaaccctaaaccctaaaccctaaacccaaaacccaaaacccaaaacccaaaacccaaaccctaaaccctaaaccctaaaccctaaaccctaaaccctaaaccctaaaccctaaaccctaaaccctaaaccctaaaccctaaaccctaaaccctaaaccctaaaccctaaaccctaaaccctaaaccctaaaccctaaaccctaaaccctaaaccctaaaccctaaaccctaaaccctaaaccctaaacccttaaaccctaaaccctaaaccctaaaccctaaacctaaaccctaaaccctaaaccctaaaccctaacccaaaacccaaaccctaaaccctaaaccctaaaccctaaccccaaccctaaaccctaaacccaaaaccctaacccaaaacccaaaacccaaaccctaaacccaaaacccaacccaaaccctaaaccctaaaccctaaaccctaaaccctaaaccctaaacccctaaaccctaaacccctaaaccctaaaccccaaaaccctaaaccccaaaccctaaaccccaaaccctaaacccaaaaccctaaaccccaaaccctaaaccctaaaaccctaaaccctaaaccctaaaccctaaactctaaaccctaaaccctaaaccctaaaccctaaaaccctaaaaccctaaaaccctaaacttttTTTGGAATAAAGTTAAGTTGTATTGATCCAAAAAAGTACATGATACGAGAGGCATACCCCAAGTATTACAAAGGACCTAGAAGGTcaacaaaaaggaaacaagCTTGTACATCGAAAGAAAACATACAAAGCAGCATAAACCGTTCAGGCGGTTGAAATAGAAATAATCCAAACTCAGGTAATATCACCGCTCAACTGGAAGGTAAAAAAGATGGTGCCACACGATGAGTCGCTGCCCGAGTTTTCATCTCGGGtatatccttcttctttttcctcctaGTAACAAGTGTAAATCCAGTGTCATCACATCCAACAGATTGTGCAGCAGATAGAGATTCTGGAGGAAGTGCTCGAGAAGGTGTCATCTTAGGTAAATATATGGTAGGTACCCTAGATGAAGAACTGGTTTCAGAAGATGATGGCAAAGACATTTGCTTACTAGTAGTGCACACAGGCAATTCTAGTGGTGATGTCCTAACATGGTCGTTTGTCGACAGTGGAGGAGTTATCGATTTAACATCACCAAGATCAGATGGCTTCAGCTGACTCTCAGCTGAGGAATCAGAGGCTGACTCATCTGTGTCTGTCTCGTCTGAGGAATCTGTATCTGTCTCAGCTGAGGAATCTGAGTCTTCAGAGGACATCTCATCTGAGTTTGTGGCGGGGGAGGTAATGGCATTACCTTTACCCTGATGACTAGGAGAGGCATCACCGTTAACCTGTTTATCACATGTGTCTAAGGCAGGTGAGGCATTACCTTTATCCTGATGACTAGGAGAGGCATCACTGTTAACCTGCTTATCAGCTGAAGGCTGACATGAGTGACCAAAAACATGGCACCTTTCACATCTCTTCGGCTTCCATTCATAGTTCACATGAACTTCTCTGATAGTAGTGGAAAACTCAAGTTCAAATTTGTGGACAAATGGTAGAGATGCATCTACCTCCACACACAACCGCGCGTAGTCTAAGCGCTTACATCCAAGTGTCAACTCATCACAAGAGAGTGGTTGGCCCACCATACTGGCTACCTCACTTAAACCCTCCTTTGTCCATAAAGGAAAAGGTAGATCATATATCCGAATCCATACTGGAAGTTTGGTGATCTTGTTCATGTCGAAGACAAACCCAGAATGCCATTTCTGAAGAATAATGGCTTTCCCGCCAAACATCCAAGGACCATTTTCAATGACCTTTTGTAGGTCATCTTCTGTTTTGAAACGAAACATTATAAACCCATTGGCCAAGGATGTCACATCCTCAAGGTCGAACCTGTTCCATATCCTGTGAGCAATTGAATTCATAGCAGAATAAGGAAGCttaaaaccaggaaaaaaaccTACTAGGCAACGATGCCACACCGCAGAAGGTTTATCCCATAATCCCTTAGTCATTTTAAGACGAGAGCCAACCGGCTTACGAGGGATGGGGTCAAGAGTGCATCGAGTGTGAGAGTCGGTAACTCTTATCTTATCAGCCCAAAAACCCAAGGGGGGAGTGGGTCGGGTAGAGGTTGGGGAGGCTGTGTTTTGGGTGTTTTGGTGTTGGTTTGTGGGATGTTTAGTGGTTGAGGGGGTGGTGTTGGCTTTGGGTGTTTGGGTTTTCGGATTGGAAGCCATGGCAGATTCTGGCATAGCTTCAAACAACAAGTATTCACCAACAATTCACACAATAACACATCCCAACGGTTCAAAGGTAACCACACATGTTATACAGAACATATACAAAAATCAGCACAAGTTAACGGTTGGATCTCCACTGATCTCCAATATACCGAAACTAACCTGATATTGACGACCTTCTGTTAAACATGTAGAAAACGTTGCTGGAGGATTTATTTCTAATCTCCACCGTTCAGACTGTGTATCACAACCAGGTGCATCATATATCCAAAACTAAGCTTGATCCAACGGTAGATAAAACAGAAATAGGCCGGCGGCTCTGACTGTTCCGAGAGGGATTTTTCCATAAATCTTCAAATGGATAGATTTCGCAGGCAAAATCACATATGAACGATCCCTCTGGTCAAAATGTAGGTAACATAGAGGCGCACAACATACCCGAAAATAGGGTTGATCCAACGGTAGATCAAGGAGAAATCGGCCGGCGACTCTGACAGGTCTAGGGGGGTTTCCAGACAATTTCAAACGGTCAGATGTCTTAAACGGTGGCAGAATTGGACGATCCCTCCGGTCAGAATGTAGACAATAGTGAGGTGCACAACATAACCAAATCTTGGCCTGATCCAACGGTGGTCGCCAGAGATATGGCTGTCGGAGCACCGCCCCTTTATGTCTTTCCTCTCTAACCTCTCTCtagtttctctctctagaaGAACACAAATGAACccccctaaaaccctaaaccctaaaccctaaaccctaaaccctaaaccctaaacccctaaacccctaaaccctaaaaccctaaaccctaaaccctaaagcctaaaccctaaaccccaaaccctaaaccccaaaccccaaaccccaaacctaaaccctaaaccctaaaccctaaaccctaaaccctaaacccctaaacccctaaaccctaaaccctaaaccctaaaccctaaaccctaaaaccctaaaccctaaaccctaaaccctaaacccctaaacccctaaaccctaaaaccctaaacccctaaaccccaaaccctaaaccctaaaccctaaaccctaaaccctaaaccctaaaccctaaacccgaaaccgtAAACCCTAAACCGTAAACCcctaaccccaaaccctaacccctaaaccctaaaccctaaaccctaaaccctaaaccctaaacccgaaaccctaaacccgaaacccgaaactgTAAACcggaaaccccaaaccccaaaccccaaaccctcaaccctcaaccctcaacctTAAATCTGaaaccctcaaccctaaaccctaaaccctaaaccctaaaccctaaaccctaaaccctaaaccccaaaccccaaaacccaaaccccaaaccccaaacccaaaccccaaaccccaaaccccaaaccccaaacccaaaccccaaaccccaaaccccaaacccctaaccctaacccctaaaatcctaaaccctaaaccctaaacccta is a window encoding:
- the LOC127905634 gene encoding uncharacterized protein LOC127905634 → MPESAMASNPKTQTPKANTTPSTTKHPTNQHQNTQNTASPTSTRPTPPLGFWADKIRVTDSHTRCTLDPIPRKPVGSRLKMTKGLWDKPSAVWHRCLVGFFPGFKLPYSAMNSIAHRIWNRFDLEDVTSLANGFIMFRFKTEDDLQKVIENGPWMFGGKAIILQKWHSGFVFDMNKITKLPVWIRIYDLPFPLWTKEGLSEVASMVGQPLSCDELTLGCKRLDYARLCVEVDASLPFVHKFELEFSTTIREVHVNYEWKPKRCERCHVFGHSCQPSADKQVNSDASPSHQDKGNASPALDTCDKQVNGDASPSHQGKGNAITSPATNSDEMSSEDSDSSAETDTDSSDETDTDESASDSSAESQLKPSDLGDVKSITPPLSTNDHVRTSPLELPVCTTSKQMSLPSSSETSSSSRVPTIYLPKMTPSRALPPESLSAAQSVGCDDTGFTLVTRRKKKKDIPEMKTRAATHRVAPSFLPSS